The DNA sequence GGGCCCACATTTTTTCGGGCCGGCGGGGCTCAGCGGCTGTGGCCGTACCAGGCATTGTAGCGGCGCACCACCTGCGGCAGGGCCCGGGGCGGATAGCGGCCGGCGCGCAGGTCGCCGGCCAGGGCGGGGCAATCGGCGAAGTACTCGGCGGCCCGGGGCCGGAAGTTCCACCAATAAGTACCTATAAACGAGCCGGTATCGGTACGCAGCAGCACATCGCGGAAGAATGAGTTGCCGCCCCGAATGGGCATGTAGCGCTCGTAGACCTGCACCCGCCCCGCCTGCAACACCCGCAACAGGGCCCCCACCCGCAGCCGCGAAATGGGAAACAGCGCAGCCCGCTGGCCCACCGCCAGCACCACGGGCACCGAGGCCAGCTCGGGGCCGCAGTTGCGGTAGCGCACCGTGTCGGGGCCCCGCACGTAGCCGTAGGCCACCACTTCGGCATCGGTCAGGCGCAGGGGCTTAGTGCTGGTGGCGTGCAGCGGAATAAATTTTACAAACTGCTGCTGCTCGAAGTCGCTGGTCAGGTGCACGGCCCCGCGCAGGCTGTCGCCGCTGGCCAGCACCACGTAGCCGGGGCACACGCGCTGGGCCCGCGCCGCGGCGGCCGGCAGCAGGCCGGCCAGCAATATGCTCCAAAGTAAGCGGCGCATAACCGAATATTTAAGCGGTGATTACGACTCTACCCGGGGGCGGACCCCGCGGGGGTTAAACCAAATATACCCCAACCTTCGTTATGCTACGGGCGGGCCCCAACGCCCCGTTTCCTACCTTCGCATATGTCCTTCTGGCTGATCCTGCTGCTCTCGTTTTTCTTCATCCGCTACATCCTGCCCAACCTGCTGCGGGCGGCTTTGGGCGGCTTCGTGCGCCAGCAGGTGCACAAGGCCCAGCAAGGCGGGGGGCCCTTCGGGCCGATGAATGGCGGGCCTTTTGGGCCCCAGGGCCCCCCGCGGCCCACTGGCCCGCCCCCGGCGCCCGGCCAGGTGCACGTCGATTACGTGCCGCCCACCGCCAGCACGCCCCGCAAAGGCTCCGACCGCATGGGCGAATACGTTGATTTTGAGGAGATAAAATAATAGACAGTGGTCTAAAGCGGGGTGGCCTGGCGACGGAAAAAGTCGCCGGACCACTCCGCTTTAGACCACCTCCTAAAGTTGATCATTAGATCTAAAGACCCAGCGGGGCGACCCATCCGTTAGGGTCGCTCCGCTGGGGCTTTATCGTTGTTTTACTGCCAATTACTACCAACTGGCCGCCCCTACGGAATTAAAAATTACCTTTTTGCGTAGGTTCTCCTCCTAATTAAAAGCCGTACCCGGCGCGGATGCCAGTGCCGGTGCGCTGGCCCGATTGCAAGCCGGTGTAGAAATCGACGCGCAGCGCCTTGAAGATGTGCTCGATGCCCGCGCCCAGCTCCACGTAGTGGCCGGCCTGGGCGGTGTGCAGGTAGTTAAGGGAGAACACTTCCTGCCATTTCAGCTGGCGCAGCAGCGGGACTTTGTTGAGGATGAAGCCGTTGAAGTGGTGGCTGTAGTGCGCCTCCTGGTAGGCGCTGCGGGTGCTGTACTGGTAGTAGTCGAGCAGCTGGAAGTCGGTGAAATTGCCCGTGAGCAGGGTGCGGTTGCCGGAGAAGTGGCGGAAATCGGCGAAAGTGAGACCTTCCTGCTTGCCCACGAAGCCGCCCACGTACACGCGGTAGCTGCTAGTGCCCAGCAGGCCTAGGTCGATGCGCTGGGCCACGCCGGCTTGCAGCAGCAGGTAGCGCACATCGGTGCCCAGCACGTGCGGCACGGCCAGGCGGCCCTGGGCGTTGAAGGTGGGCCACTTCGAGCCCAGGTTGAACTTGCCGTCGGGCCGGTTAATGTAGCGCTGACCGGGCTTGAAGTCCAGGCCCAGGCCCACAGTCAGGGCCTTACTCTGGCCGAAGCCAGTGCCACCGGAGGCCTCCTCGGCCACGGGCTGGTTGGGCGTAAAGGCGCGGCCCTTCACGTCGATGAGCAGCCGGTCGGTGGTGTTGAACAGCTCGCGGCGGTCGAAGTAGCTGGCCGAGGTGCGCACAGTCAGGCCGTTCACGGGCTCGGCCAGGAAGTCCAGGTCGAGGCCGTCGCGACGGTAGAGCTTGGCGTAGTTGCGGTTGGCCAGCAGCGTATACACGGAATTGATGCCCGGCGTGAGCTGCGAGTTACGGTCGAAGTTTTCGACCGTGCGCCCGGCCACCAGGCTGAGCTGGCGCAGCACCACCGGGTCGAACTGCCAGGTAAGGCCCACGCTGGGGTTGAGCTGCTGGTTGCTGAAGCCGTAGCGCAGCACCGGCGTCAGCGACACGAAGCGGCGGTCGTCGGTGCGGCGCACGTAGGCCACACGGGCGTTGGCCACCACGCCCTCCACGGTGTTGTACTGCAAGATGTTGGCCACCGGCTGCACCGTGAAGCTCGTCTTTCGGAAGGAGTTGCGGTAGGTGTAGCCGCCCACCGCCAGGTCAATAAGCTCGAACTTGTTGCGCTTGCGGTCCATCGAGTCCTGGTAGGGGCGCGAGCGGCGGATGACCTCGGTGCTGTCCTTGGTGCGGTAGTCCTTCTGCTCATCAGCCGAGAGCGGCACCGGCCGAATCTGGGCCCAGTAGGCCGTGTCGCGCTCGTTCACGCCTTTTTCCACCAGTTGCACCTCGCCGCGGGGCATGCGGGCCAGCGGGTCGGCGCGCAGCGAGTCGCGGCGGGCCTGCTTCACCTGGCGGCGCACCTGGGCCCCCAGGCCCCGCAGGTCGGGCTTGAGCTTGCGGATGTCGGCGGCGGTTTCGCGGGCGGCGGGGGCCCCGGGCGCGGGCGGTGCGGCCACCGGGGCCACGGGCGGCGCGGGGTAGGTGGGCACCACGGCGGCGTAGTTCGAGAGCACCGACGTGATGTAGGCCGAGCCCTTGAAGCCCAGGCCCGAGAGGTTGGCCCGCAGCTCCTGCGACTGCATCACCCACACGTTGGGGTTGCCGGGCGCAGGCGCGAAAATTTGCCCGATGTGCAGGCCGTCCACGTAGTCGAGCTGGGCCTCTTTGCCCAGGTTCAAATCAACAGAATGCAGCCGCCACGAGCCATCCACGATGTACACGAAGCCGCTGAAAACCGGGTCGGTGCGGCGGCGGGGCACGACGCGGATTTTGTGCACCAGGGCCCCGTCGGCCTGCCGGGTGCTGCCCACCAGCTCGTACTGGTAAAAGAGCATGGCGCTGGCCGAAATCGGCGACACGAAGCCGCGCTCCGAAAAGCCCGATTTTATCAGGTTATCGTAGAAGTTGAGGCCCCGGCCCGCGCTGGCCCTATTGAAGCTGATACCCCGCGAGTCGCCACTCACCCGGCTCGACAACATCCTTTCCTTGACGATGTTGGGCTGGGTGAAGGCGATGTCAGACAGGCTTTCGGAGAGGTAAAAGATGCCGGGCTTGATGTCGGGGCCCAGCTTGAAGAGGCCCATGATTTTGCCCGGCGTTTCAAGGATGCGGCCCAGGCTTTTGCTGTAGAGGCGGGCCCGGAAGGCGGCCACCTCGCGCCGGTGGTAGGGCCGCCACTGCTGCGCCTGCTGGATGATGGCGTAGGCGGGGTCGCGGTCGGAAGCGCGCACCGTGACCTCGCCCAGGCTGTAGGCCTCGGGGGCCAGCTGCACGTTCAGCACAACGGTAGAGTCGCCGCCGGGCACGCGCACCGGCTCGATGCGCGGCCGGAAGCCCACGTACTGGAACACCAGCTCGTAGCGCCCGGCGGGCAGGCGCAGGGCGTACTGGCCCTGGTCGTTGGCGCCGGTGCTGGTGGTGGCGCCCCGCACGGCTACGTTGGCGAAGGCCAGCCCGGCCCCATCGGCCCCGCTGATGACGCCCTTCACGGTGCCAGCCCGGGCCCCCAGGGCCCCCAGCAGCAACCACCCCCACCACCAACTGCACACAAGAACCAACCTCATAAACAAGCAAAAAACCGAGTGAGCGGAAACCGTCCCAAAGTACGTTGATTCGCTGCGGCGCCCAAGGGTTGCCGGGGCCCGGCAACCAATACCTTTGTCGTTCTCCTCCTTTTTATTTGCTGCTTTATGAAAATCCGCACCGGCTTCGGCTACGACGTTCACCAGTTGCACGAGGGGCTGCCCTTCTGGCTCGGCGGCATCCAGGTGCCCCACACCCACGGGGCCCTGGGCCACTCCGACGCCGACGTACTCATCCACGTCATTTGCGACGCCCTGCTGGGGGCCGCTAATTTGCGTGACATCGGCTTCCACTTCCCTGACACCGACCCGCAGTACAAAGGCGTCGACAGCAAGCGCTTGCTGAGCGAAGTACTGCGCTTGCTACGCGAAAAAGGCTACGAGGTGGGCAACATCGACTCGACGGTGTGCCTGGAGCAGCCCAAGGTGAACCCCCACATCCCGGAGATGCGCCGCGTGCTGGCCGCCGTCATGGGCATTGCCGAGGATGACGTGTCCATCAAAGCCACCACCACCGAAAAGCTCGGCTTCGTGGGCCGGCAGGAGGGCGTGGCCGCTTACGCCACGGTGCTGATTCACAAGTTTATCTAGCCCAATTTCTTTTGATAAAAACACGGTCATGCTTATCTGGCGTCCGCGCAGTCGAAGCATCTCTACCGCAGCAGTAATCCTGCTTAGTTAAGCAGTAGAGATACTTCGACTCCGCTCCGCTGCGCTCAGCATGACGGTCTATCCTTGACGTTCTATTCATAACGTTCAAAGAACTGCTCCTTGCCCCTCCCCAATGCTGAAAAAATTTCTGTTGCCGGCGCTGCTGGCCCTGGCGGCGGCCGCGCCGGCGGCGGCCCAGGGCAAAGTCAAAGTCAAAACCAAGCCGGGCATAATGCCCACCCTGGGGGCCCCGCCCGCCAACCTGGTGGATTGGAGCATGCGCTACGCCGACCTCGTGGCGGCCGACCGCCTGCGCACCCACCTGAGCGTGCTGGCCTCGGACGAGTACGAAGGCCGCGAAACCGGCCAGAAGGGCCAGCATATGGCCGCCACCTACGTGGCCGCGCAGTTCCAGGCCGCCGGCCTGGCCGGCCCAGGGCCCGACGCGGGGGCCCCCTACCTCCAGAAATTCCAGCTCGAAAGCACGGCCTGGGGCCCTGGGGCTACCCTGCAAGTGGGTAGCGCCCGCTACCAGTGGCCAAACGACTTCTACGGCCGAGGCACGGCGGGCTTCGACCAGGAAACGGCGGTGCAGCCAGTGTTCGTGGGCTTCGGCATCGAGCAGGCCGGCTACTCCGATTACGACGGGCTGGACGTGGCCGGCAAGGACGTGCTGATTTTGCAGGGCGAGCCCACCACCGCCAGCGGCAAGCCCCTACTCGCCCCGCCCGACGGCAGCGCTACCCGCTGGGGCCTCGACGAGCGCGCCAAGCTGGCCGTGGCCCTGAAGAAAGGTGTGCGCAGCATTTTCTTCGTCGATTTCCGGCCCAACGGCAACTTCGAGAAGACGGCCAGCCGCATCGCGCCGGCCCTGGCCCGGCCCAGCCTGGCGCTGGCCGGTGTGGGGCCCCAGCGCCCGCCGGTATTCTACCTGGCGCCAACCGTGGGCTATAAGCTACTGAACACCACCGCGGCGGCCGCGACCAAGTACCTGGCCCAAACCGCCGCCAAGGGCCAGCCGCTGGCCTCGCCCTTTAAAGCAGGGGCCCTAAAAATCAGGTCCCCCAAAACGCGCACGCCCATTGGCACCGAAAATGCGCTGGGCTTTGTGGAAGGCACAGATAAGAGAGACGAAATTCTGGTCGTGTCGGCCCACCACGACCACCTGGGCATCGTCGACGGCAAGGTGTTCAACGGGGCCGACGACGACGGCTCGGGCACGGCGGCCCTCCTCAACCTGGCCGAGGCCTTTGCCCAGGCCAGAAAGGACGGGTACGGGCCCCGGCGCAGCATCTTGTTCCTGAGCGTGACGGGCGAGGAAGAAGGTTTGTTCGGCTCGGAATACTATGCGGCGCACCCGGTGTTTCCGCTCGCCAGCACCGTGGCCGACCTCAATGTGGACATGATTGGCCGCACCGATCCCGCCCACGAAGGCAAGCCCGATTACGTGTACGTCATCGGCTCCGACAAGCTGGCCTCGCAGCTGAAAGTGGTACTGGAAGCCGAGAACCAGCAGTACACGCATCTCAACCTCGACTACCAGTACGACGACCCGGCCGACCCCAACCGCTTCTACTACCGCTCCGACCACTACAACTTCGCGGCGCGCGGCGTGCCGGTGGCATTTTTCTTCAACGGTATGCACGCTGATTACCACCAGGAAACGGACGAAATTGACAAGATTCAGTTCGACAAGCTGGAAGCCCGCGCCCGGCTCGTGTTCCACACCGCCTGGGCCCTGGCCAACCGCGACGTGCGTATTTTGGTCGACTCAAACAAGCCGTAACTTCTTTTCTCATTTTCCCAAATCCATGCGCAACACGCTCGTTCTGACGCTGGCCGGGGCCCTCCTGGGCACGGCCGCGCTGGCCCAACAGGGCCCCCACGCCAAGGTAAAAACCAAGGCCAAGCCCGGGCGCACCGCGGCGGCTCCCGCCCCTGCGGCTGCCCCGGCTCCGCCCACCGACTGGTCGGTGCCCTACGCCGCCAGCATCACCCCCGACGGCCTGCGCAAAGACTTGAGCGTGCTGGCTTCGGACGAATACGAGGGCCGCGAAACCGGCACCAAGGGCCAGCGCATGGCTGCCGACTACATCAGTAAGCGCTTCGCGGCGCTGGGCTTGACGGGCCCCGTGAAGGGCTCAGACAACCCGTACATCCAGCACTTCCAGATGGACCGGGTGAGCACGGACGCCGCCACGTCGGTGAAAATCGGGAGCAAAACGTTCGTGTTCAATAAAGACTTTTACGCCCTGGTCGACGGTACGTTTGCTGCCCCTACGGAGGTGCAGCCCGTCTTCATTGGCTACGGCATCGGCACCGATGCTTACTCTGATGTTGCCAACGCGGGCGACCTGAAGGGGAAGGACTTGGTGATGTTGATGGGCGAGCCAAAGGGCAAGGATGGCAAGCCACTACTGCCCGCCAACGGCCCCGACGGCAAGCCGCGCCCGGCCTACGGCGAGCCCACTATTCAGTCGTTGATGGCGCGCTCCGGGGCCCTACGCCCACTGATGGCACGCTCCACGTTCTACGTGGTGCCCACCGACGCCGCGTTTGCCCAAATCCCGGCCAATTTCAAAGCCGTTCTGGGCCGCGAGCAGCTGGCGTTTGCTGATACTCCGCCACGCCGGGGCCAGAACCTGTTCATCGTATCGCCCGAAATGGGCGCGGCCCTGCTCGGCACCAAGGCGTCGGGGCTAGCCAAGTACGAGAAAGCCGTGGCCCAGGCCGGCAAGCCGGTGGCCTCGCCCTTCAAGCCCGCCACCGCCACTGTGCAAGCGGTGCAGAAGAAGGAGCCCTTCACGACCGAAAACGTGCTGGGCTACCTCGAAGGCACCGACAAAAAGGACGAGCTACTGGTGATGTCGGCCCACTATGACCACTTGGGCGTGAAGGACGGCAAGGTGTTCAACGGGGCCGACGACGATGGCTCGGGCACGGTATCGGTGCTGGCGTTTGCCGATGCGTTTGTGCAGGCCAAGAAGGACGGGCACGGGCCCCGGCGCAGCATTCTGTTCCTGGCCAACACGGGCGAGGAAGAGGGCCTGCTCGGCTCGCAGTACTATACCGACCACCCCGTATTCCCGCTCGAAAGCACGGTGGCCGATGTGAACATCGACATGGTGGGCCGCGTGGACCCCGAGCACGAGGGCAAGGGCGACTACGTGTACGTGGTAGGGGCCGACAAGCTGTCGTCGGAGCTGAACGCGGTGAGCGAGGCCACGAACCAGAAGTACAACCCCATCGCGCTGGATTACAAGTACAACGACCCCAACGACCCTGAGCACATCTACTACCGCTCGGACCACTACAACTTCGCCAAGCACAAAATCCCGGTGGCTTTCTACACTAGTGGCCTGCACGCCGACTACCACAAGGAAACCGATGAGGTGGACAAAATTGCCTTCCCGGCGATGGCCCGGCGCGACCAGCTCATCTTCCACACCGCCTGGGAGCTGGCCAACCGCGACAACCGGCCGGTGGTGGATTCCAACAAACCGTAGCCCGTTTTGAAGTAGCTTTATGCAGGGCGCGGCCATCCCGCGCCCTGCTTTTTTTGCTCCGCCCGCGCCATGATTAAGTCCCAACAATTCCAGATCGACGCCGAAACCAAGGCCTTCGACCGCGAGCACCGCCGTAAAATCCGGTTCAACATCGGCAAGTATGACGCGGCCGTGGCCCTGGGCATGAACTACTTCCAAAACCACGAGCTGGCCCGCGACCGGGGGGCCTACCTCAAGGCGCAGGTGCTGGAGAAGCTCGACGAATACCTGCTGCAATTTGAGGCGGCCTTCACGGCGCGCGGGGGCCGGGTGGTCTGGGCCCGCGACGCGGCCGAGGCCCTGGCCGAAATCGGCCGGCTGGCCGACGCGCGCGGGGCCCGCACCGTGGTGAAGGCCAAGAGCATGACCACGGAAGAAATCCACGTCAACCAGTACCTGGCGGGCAAGGGCATCGAGTCGGTGGAAACGGACCTGGGCGAGTACATTGTGCAGCTAAACGGCGAGCGGCCCTACCACATCGTAACGCCCGCCATGCACTTGAGCAAGGCCGACATTAACGACATTTTCGTGAAGCACCTGGGCACCGAAAGCACCGACGATGCCCAGCAGCTCGTGCTTACGGCCCGCCACCTGCTGCGCGACAAGTACACGGCGGCCGAAATTGGCATTACCGGGGGCAACTTCCTGGTGGCCAAGGAGGGCGGCGTGGCCGTGACCGAGAACGAAGGCAACGCCCGCCTCTCGGCCACCTTCCCGCAGCTGCACATTGCGGTGGTGGGCATCGAAAAAGTCATCCCGCAGTTGACGGACCTCGACCTGTTTTGGCCGCTGCTGAGCACCAGCGGCACCGGCCAGCAGGTGACGGTGTACAACACCGTGTACTTCGGGCCCCGGCAGCCCGGCGAGCCCGATGGCCCGGAGGAGATGGTCGTGATACTGCTCGACAACGGACGCACCAACCTGCTGGCCCAGCCCGACAAGCGGGCTGCGCTGCGCTGCATCCGCTGCGGAGCCTGCCTGAACGTGTGCCCGGTGTACAAGAACATTGGCGGCCACACCTACGAAACCACCTACTCGGGGCCCATCGGCTCGGTCATCAGCCCGCACCTGAGTGGCCTGCCCGAGCACATGCACCTGAGCTACGCCAGCAGCCTGTGCGGAGCCTGCACCAGCGTGTGCCCAGTGCGCATTCCACTGCACAACCTGCTGCTGCTCAACCGCCAACAGGCCGTACGCGAGGGCCACGCCCCCGCTGCCGAGCGCGCCGCCATCGGTATGTGGCGCTGGAGTATGCAGCACCGCTGGGCCCTGAACGTGCTGCCCGGGGCCCTAAAAGACTGGAGCCTGGGCCGCCTGCTCGACCAAGTGGGCTGGAGCAAGCGCCGGGCCGCGCTGGCCGCCGCACCCCAGTCGTTCGGCGAATTGTGGAAGGCCCGCGCCGCCAACTAGCCCGGGGCCCCAGCCGGCGTTTTGCCCGGCACGTGCGTTAGATGCGGTTATGAATTTAGAATCTTTGCTGACCCCGGCCCTGCGGCTGCTCGCGGCTGCGGGCGGCGTGGTGCTGGTAGTTTCTACCCTGTCGGCCGCCGTTCGGTCGTTCGTGTTGCCCCGCAACGAGTCGGTGCGGCTCAACAACTACATTTTTTCCAGCATCCGCCTGCTGTTCGACGCGGCGGCCAGCCGGGCCAACAACTACGCCCGGCGCGACCAGATAATGGCGCACTACGCGCCGGTGGCGCTGGTGACGCTGCCCATTGCGTGGCTGTCGCTGGTTAGCCTGGGCTATACCGCCATCTACTGGGCCCTGGGCATCGATTCGTGGTTGAAGGCCTACGAGCTGAGCGGCAGCTCACTACTCACGCTGGGCACCACCAGCGAGAACGGCCTGCTCATCAACGCTTTCAACTACTCCGAGGCCACCATTGGGCTGCTGTTGCTCACGCTGCTGCTCTCGTACCTGCCCACGCTGTACCAGGCGTTTTCGCGGCGCGAGGTGACGGTGGCCCGCCTGGAGCTGCGGGCCGGCACGCCCGCCACGTCCACCCACCTCATCGAGTGGCTGAATTCTAGCGGCTCGCT is a window from the Hymenobacter nivis genome containing:
- a CDS encoding DUF5686 and carboxypeptidase regulatory-like domain-containing protein produces the protein MRLVLVCSWWWGWLLLGALGARAGTVKGVISGADGAGLAFANVAVRGATTSTGANDQGQYALRLPAGRYELVFQYVGFRPRIEPVRVPGGDSTVVLNVQLAPEAYSLGEVTVRASDRDPAYAIIQQAQQWRPYHRREVAAFRARLYSKSLGRILETPGKIMGLFKLGPDIKPGIFYLSESLSDIAFTQPNIVKERMLSSRVSGDSRGISFNRASAGRGLNFYDNLIKSGFSERGFVSPISASAMLFYQYELVGSTRQADGALVHKIRVVPRRRTDPVFSGFVYIVDGSWRLHSVDLNLGKEAQLDYVDGLHIGQIFAPAPGNPNVWVMQSQELRANLSGLGFKGSAYITSVLSNYAAVVPTYPAPPVAPVAAPPAPGAPAARETAADIRKLKPDLRGLGAQVRRQVKQARRDSLRADPLARMPRGEVQLVEKGVNERDTAYWAQIRPVPLSADEQKDYRTKDSTEVIRRSRPYQDSMDRKRNKFELIDLAVGGYTYRNSFRKTSFTVQPVANILQYNTVEGVVANARVAYVRRTDDRRFVSLTPVLRYGFSNQQLNPSVGLTWQFDPVVLRQLSLVAGRTVENFDRNSQLTPGINSVYTLLANRNYAKLYRRDGLDLDFLAEPVNGLTVRTSASYFDRRELFNTTDRLLIDVKGRAFTPNQPVAEEASGGTGFGQSKALTVGLGLDFKPGQRYINRPDGKFNLGSKWPTFNAQGRLAVPHVLGTDVRYLLLQAGVAQRIDLGLLGTSSYRVYVGGFVGKQEGLTFADFRHFSGNRTLLTGNFTDFQLLDYYQYSTRSAYQEAHYSHHFNGFILNKVPLLRQLKWQEVFSLNYLHTAQAGHYVELGAGIEHIFKALRVDFYTGLQSGQRTGTGIRAGYGF
- the ispF gene encoding 2-C-methyl-D-erythritol 2,4-cyclodiphosphate synthase: MKIRTGFGYDVHQLHEGLPFWLGGIQVPHTHGALGHSDADVLIHVICDALLGAANLRDIGFHFPDTDPQYKGVDSKRLLSEVLRLLREKGYEVGNIDSTVCLEQPKVNPHIPEMRRVLAAVMGIAEDDVSIKATTTEKLGFVGRQEGVAAYATVLIHKFI
- a CDS encoding M28 family peptidase, encoding MLKKFLLPALLALAAAAPAAAQGKVKVKTKPGIMPTLGAPPANLVDWSMRYADLVAADRLRTHLSVLASDEYEGRETGQKGQHMAATYVAAQFQAAGLAGPGPDAGAPYLQKFQLESTAWGPGATLQVGSARYQWPNDFYGRGTAGFDQETAVQPVFVGFGIEQAGYSDYDGLDVAGKDVLILQGEPTTASGKPLLAPPDGSATRWGLDERAKLAVALKKGVRSIFFVDFRPNGNFEKTASRIAPALARPSLALAGVGPQRPPVFYLAPTVGYKLLNTTAAAATKYLAQTAAKGQPLASPFKAGALKIRSPKTRTPIGTENALGFVEGTDKRDEILVVSAHHDHLGIVDGKVFNGADDDGSGTAALLNLAEAFAQARKDGYGPRRSILFLSVTGEEEGLFGSEYYAAHPVFPLASTVADLNVDMIGRTDPAHEGKPDYVYVIGSDKLASQLKVVLEAENQQYTHLNLDYQYDDPADPNRFYYRSDHYNFAARGVPVAFFFNGMHADYHQETDEIDKIQFDKLEARARLVFHTAWALANRDVRILVDSNKP
- a CDS encoding M28 family peptidase, which produces MRNTLVLTLAGALLGTAALAQQGPHAKVKTKAKPGRTAAAPAPAAAPAPPTDWSVPYAASITPDGLRKDLSVLASDEYEGRETGTKGQRMAADYISKRFAALGLTGPVKGSDNPYIQHFQMDRVSTDAATSVKIGSKTFVFNKDFYALVDGTFAAPTEVQPVFIGYGIGTDAYSDVANAGDLKGKDLVMLMGEPKGKDGKPLLPANGPDGKPRPAYGEPTIQSLMARSGALRPLMARSTFYVVPTDAAFAQIPANFKAVLGREQLAFADTPPRRGQNLFIVSPEMGAALLGTKASGLAKYEKAVAQAGKPVASPFKPATATVQAVQKKEPFTTENVLGYLEGTDKKDELLVMSAHYDHLGVKDGKVFNGADDDGSGTVSVLAFADAFVQAKKDGHGPRRSILFLANTGEEEGLLGSQYYTDHPVFPLESTVADVNIDMVGRVDPEHEGKGDYVYVVGADKLSSELNAVSEATNQKYNPIALDYKYNDPNDPEHIYYRSDHYNFAKHKIPVAFYTSGLHADYHKETDEVDKIAFPAMARRDQLIFHTAWELANRDNRPVVDSNKP
- a CDS encoding lactate utilization protein B produces the protein MIKSQQFQIDAETKAFDREHRRKIRFNIGKYDAAVALGMNYFQNHELARDRGAYLKAQVLEKLDEYLLQFEAAFTARGGRVVWARDAAEALAEIGRLADARGARTVVKAKSMTTEEIHVNQYLAGKGIESVETDLGEYIVQLNGERPYHIVTPAMHLSKADINDIFVKHLGTESTDDAQQLVLTARHLLRDKYTAAEIGITGGNFLVAKEGGVAVTENEGNARLSATFPQLHIAVVGIEKVIPQLTDLDLFWPLLSTSGTGQQVTVYNTVYFGPRQPGEPDGPEEMVVILLDNGRTNLLAQPDKRAALRCIRCGACLNVCPVYKNIGGHTYETTYSGPIGSVISPHLSGLPEHMHLSYASSLCGACTSVCPVRIPLHNLLLLNRQQAVREGHAPAAERAAIGMWRWSMQHRWALNVLPGALKDWSLGRLLDQVGWSKRRAALAAAPQSFGELWKARAAN